The following proteins come from a genomic window of Pseudomonas sp. WJP1:
- a CDS encoding SlyX family protein codes for MSLEERVTDLESRLAFQDDTIQALNDVLVAQQRVVERLQLQMAALLKRQEEMVGQFESFEEEAPPPHY; via the coding sequence ATGAGCCTCGAAGAGCGCGTAACCGATCTTGAAAGCCGGCTGGCATTTCAGGATGACACCATCCAGGCGTTGAACGATGTCCTGGTGGCGCAGCAGCGGGTCGTCGAGCGCCTGCAGCTGCAAATGGCCGCGCTGCTCAAGCGGCAAGAGGAAATGGTCGGCCAGTTCGAGTCTTTCGAAGAAGAAGCGCCGCCACCGCATTACTAG
- a CDS encoding HIT domain-containing protein, producing the protein MFALDPRLQQDTLQIGDFPLCRLLLSNDSNYPWFILVPRRDDISEIFQLSGADQLQLWQETTALAELLKDSFDADKLNVAALGNVVSQLHMHVIVRKHEDAAWPAPIWGKHPAKPYSAEQVSAIRERLRLVLTDDFKFVEG; encoded by the coding sequence GTGTTCGCTTTAGATCCACGACTTCAACAAGACACACTACAGATCGGCGATTTCCCACTTTGTCGGTTGCTGTTGTCCAATGATTCGAACTACCCCTGGTTCATCCTTGTGCCACGCAGGGACGATATCAGCGAGATATTTCAGTTAAGTGGCGCCGATCAGCTGCAGCTATGGCAGGAAACGACTGCGTTGGCAGAGTTGCTCAAGGACTCGTTCGATGCCGACAAGCTGAACGTCGCTGCCCTGGGTAACGTGGTCAGTCAGTTGCACATGCATGTGATCGTGCGCAAGCATGAAGACGCGGCCTGGCCGGCACCGATCTGGGGCAAGCATCCGGCCAAGCCGTACAGTGCAGAGCAGGTCTCGGCGATTCGCGAACGGCTGCGCCTGGTGTTGACCGATGATTTCAAGTTTGTGGAGGGTTGA